From the genome of Paracoccus seriniphilus, one region includes:
- a CDS encoding enoyl-CoA hydratase-related protein — translation MSYQTIQFGISDGIATLILNRPEVMNALNRQMRAEITRALATLSQDVRCVVMTGSGRAFCSGQDLTDAAAATDLETTLRDEYEPMLHAVMNCSAPVIAAVNGVAAGAGANLALVADVVIAAENASFVQAFTRIGLIPDAGGTWMMPRLTGLARAAGMMLFADSIPAQQAADWGMIYQSCADDDFAEIVAARAKHLAQGPTSAYLAIREALRQSFGNDLDSQLQLEARLQGQAGRSHDFQEGVAAFLQKRKPVFTGK, via the coding sequence ATGAGCTATCAGACAATCCAATTCGGTATCAGCGACGGCATCGCCACGTTGATCCTGAACCGACCCGAAGTGATGAACGCCCTCAACCGGCAGATGCGTGCCGAAATCACCCGGGCCTTGGCGACGCTGAGCCAGGATGTCCGTTGCGTGGTGATGACGGGTTCAGGCCGTGCCTTTTGTTCGGGGCAGGATCTGACCGATGCGGCGGCGGCGACCGATCTTGAAACCACCCTGCGCGATGAATACGAGCCGATGCTGCATGCGGTCATGAACTGCTCCGCACCGGTGATTGCGGCGGTCAATGGTGTTGCTGCCGGGGCGGGGGCCAATCTGGCGCTTGTGGCGGATGTTGTGATCGCGGCCGAGAACGCCAGCTTCGTTCAGGCATTTACCCGCATCGGCCTGATTCCCGATGCCGGAGGAACCTGGATGATGCCGCGTCTGACCGGTCTTGCCCGCGCGGCGGGGATGATGCTGTTCGCGGATTCCATCCCGGCGCAACAGGCGGCGGATTGGGGCATGATCTACCAAAGCTGCGCGGATGATGACTTTGCCGAAATCGTCGCGGCCCGCGCCAAACATCTGGCACAGGGACCGACTTCGGCCTATCTGGCCATTCGCGAGGCGCTGAGACAATCCTTTGGCAATGATCTGGACAGCCAGTTGCAATTGGAGGCCCGCCTGCAGGGGCAGGCCGGGCGCAGCCATGATTTCCAGGAAGGGGTCGCGGCTTTTCTGCAGAAAAGAAAGCCCGTATTCACCGGGAAATAA
- a CDS encoding cytochrome c-type biogenesis protein, producing the protein MRQFISVLLLLVTLPFAAMAVQPDEVLGDPALEARARGISQKLRCPVCQGENIDESNAAISRDLRLYVRERLVAGDDDEEVIDAVVDRFGEFVLFEPRARGGNLLLWLAGPIMAILALIVAWRFIRSRSMVTQPTTRLSDEEQARLKQIMGED; encoded by the coding sequence ATGAGACAGTTCATTTCGGTTCTTCTTCTGCTGGTCACGCTGCCCTTTGCCGCCATGGCCGTTCAGCCCGATGAGGTTCTGGGCGATCCCGCGCTTGAGGCGCGCGCCAGAGGTATCTCGCAGAAGCTGCGCTGCCCTGTCTGTCAGGGTGAGAATATCGATGAATCCAATGCCGCGATCAGCCGCGACCTGCGTCTTTATGTGCGCGAAAGACTGGTGGCGGGCGATGACGACGAAGAGGTCATCGATGCGGTGGTTGACCGTTTCGGAGAATTCGTGCTGTTCGAGCCCCGCGCCCGTGGTGGCAACCTGTTGCTGTGGCTGGCCGGGCCGATCATGGCCATTCTTGCGCTGATCGTGGCCTGGCGATTCATCCGGTCGCGATCCATGGTCACACAACCGACCACCCGGCTTTCCGATGAGGAACAGGCGCGGTTGAAGCAGATCATGGGCGAGGACTGA
- a CDS encoding heme lyase CcmF/NrfE family subunit — MIAEIGHFALILAFAVSLYQATVPMIGASRDWHGWMESANPAALAQFLLCGLSFAALTAAFVTSDFSLKLVYENSHTAKPMLYKVSGVWGNHEGSMLLWVLILSLFGAAAAVFGTNLPPRLRARVLAVQASIGAAFYAFIIFTSNPFLRLANPPFDGRDLNPLLQDPGLAFHPPFLYLGYVGLSMAFSFAVAALIEGRVDAAWARWVRPWTLAAWMFLTIGIALGSWWAYYELGWGGFWFWDPVENASFMPWLLAAALLHSAIVVEKREALKSWTILLAIMAFGFSLIGTFIVRSGVITSVHSFASDPERGLFILAILGAFVGGALTLYAARAGTMTAKGVFAPVSREGALVLNNVLLAVSAFVVFIGTMWPLFAEMMWDRKLSVGAPFFNKAFTPFMIVLAIVLPMGSLIPWKRARFLRAIRPLRGALIFALAIGLLVYAVSTGRSSIAVIGAGLGAWLIAGAVAELLHRTGSSGLSRLLRLPRADWGKAVAHAGLGVTFIGVGLMTAWQTEDIRVAQIGDSFDVAGYTITLQSVEQIEGPNYLSTMAAMKISQNGTEVAILHPEKRVYPVQAMPTTEAAIDNGILRDIYVVIGDAQADGGWAVRSYVKPFANWIWAGAIFMALGGLISLSDRRYRVAAGARRKSMTAVAAE, encoded by the coding sequence ATGATTGCTGAAATAGGCCATTTTGCCCTGATCCTCGCTTTTGCCGTGTCGCTGTATCAGGCGACGGTGCCGATGATCGGTGCGTCGCGCGACTGGCATGGATGGATGGAGAGCGCCAATCCTGCCGCCCTGGCACAGTTCCTGCTGTGCGGACTGTCCTTCGCAGCGCTGACCGCTGCCTTCGTGACATCGGATTTCTCGCTGAAGCTGGTCTATGAGAATTCCCATACGGCCAAGCCGATGCTTTACAAGGTCAGCGGCGTCTGGGGAAACCACGAAGGTTCGATGCTGCTTTGGGTTCTGATCCTGTCGCTGTTCGGAGCGGCGGCGGCCGTATTCGGCACCAATCTTCCGCCACGGTTGCGTGCGCGTGTGCTGGCGGTGCAGGCCTCGATCGGTGCGGCATTCTATGCCTTTATCATCTTTACCTCGAACCCCTTTCTGCGCCTGGCCAATCCGCCCTTTGACGGGCGCGACCTGAATCCGCTGTTGCAGGATCCGGGCTTGGCTTTTCATCCGCCGTTTCTCTATCTGGGCTATGTCGGGCTTTCGATGGCCTTCAGCTTTGCTGTCGCGGCGCTGATCGAGGGGCGCGTCGATGCAGCCTGGGCGCGCTGGGTTCGGCCATGGACACTTGCGGCATGGATGTTTCTGACCATCGGTATCGCGCTGGGATCCTGGTGGGCCTATTACGAGCTTGGCTGGGGGGGCTTCTGGTTCTGGGATCCGGTCGAGAACGCCAGTTTCATGCCCTGGCTTCTGGCCGCCGCGCTGCTGCATTCGGCGATTGTCGTCGAAAAGCGCGAGGCGTTGAAAAGCTGGACGATCCTGCTGGCGATCATGGCGTTCGGTTTCTCGTTGATCGGCACATTCATCGTGCGTTCCGGGGTGATCACCTCGGTCCACAGTTTCGCCAGCGACCCCGAGCGTGGTCTGTTCATTCTGGCCATTCTTGGTGCCTTCGTCGGCGGCGCGCTGACGCTTTATGCCGCGCGGGCCGGGACGATGACGGCCAAGGGAGTTTTTGCGCCGGTTTCGCGCGAAGGTGCGCTGGTGCTGAACAACGTCCTGCTGGCGGTTTCGGCCTTCGTGGTCTTCATCGGCACGATGTGGCCGCTGTTTGCCGAGATGATGTGGGACCGCAAGCTTTCGGTCGGGGCGCCGTTCTTCAACAAGGCCTTCACGCCTTTCATGATCGTGCTGGCCATCGTGTTGCCGATGGGATCGCTGATCCCCTGGAAACGGGCCAGGTTCCTGCGGGCCATCCGACCTTTGCGCGGCGCGCTGATTTTCGCCCTTGCAATAGGCCTGCTGGTCTATGCGGTCTCGACCGGGCGTTCCTCGATTGCCGTGATAGGCGCGGGGCTGGGGGCGTGGCTGATCGCCGGCGCGGTGGCCGAACTGCTGCATCGGACGGGATCGTCGGGACTGTCGCGGCTGCTGCGCCTGCCGCGGGCTGATTGGGGCAAGGCCGTCGCCCATGCGGGGTTGGGGGTGACCTTCATCGGTGTCGGCCTGATGACCGCATGGCAGACCGAGGATATCCGCGTCGCCCAAATCGGGGACAGTTTCGATGTTGCCGGTTACACGATCACGCTGCAATCCGTCGAACAGATCGAGGGGCCGAATTACCTGTCGACCATGGCGGCGATGAAAATTTCACAAAATGGGACCGAGGTGGCCATTCTGCATCCCGAAAAACGCGTCTATCCCGTGCAGGCCATGCCCACCACCGAGGCCGCGATCGACAATGGCATCCTGCGCGACATCTATGTGGTTATCGGGGACGCGCAGGCCGATGGCGGCTGGGCGGTACGCAGCTATGTCAAGCCCTTTGCAAACTGGATCTGGGCGGGTGCCATCTTCATGGCCCTGGGCGGATTGATCAGCCTGTCGGACCGTCGCTATCGCGTGGCTGCGGGTGCTAGGCGCAAGAGCATGACAGCGGTGGCCGCAGAATGA
- a CDS encoding holin family protein, translating to MGMIERFIGFGAGATALGHAAAGMAEIFTQNATRKMELQEEAHIRAMSQFGQEFSSGRGDMFHSFINGLNRLPRPFLALGTMGLFVYSMVEPAGFALRMQGLQQVPEPLWWLLGAIVGFYFGAREAHYFRNRNWQQPKLRSRGQQAAGSDAAFFSGPIPDDDFADNAALRDWVASLRGSVAS from the coding sequence ATGGGCATGATCGAGCGCTTCATCGGCTTTGGTGCCGGCGCAACGGCATTGGGGCATGCAGCGGCCGGAATGGCCGAGATATTCACTCAGAATGCGACCAGGAAAATGGAACTGCAGGAAGAGGCCCACATCCGTGCAATGTCGCAGTTCGGGCAAGAGTTCTCATCCGGTCGTGGCGACATGTTTCACAGTTTCATTAATGGGTTGAATCGTCTTCCTCGACCATTTCTGGCTTTGGGGACGATGGGCTTGTTCGTCTATTCGATGGTCGAACCCGCGGGGTTCGCGTTGCGCATGCAAGGGCTGCAGCAGGTTCCCGAACCGCTGTGGTGGTTGCTGGGCGCCATTGTCGGCTTTTATTTCGGCGCGCGAGAGGCCCATTATTTCCGCAATCGCAATTGGCAGCAGCCGAAACTTCGTTCCAGGGGGCAGCAGGCTGCCGGATCGGATGCGGCGTTCTTCTCGGGCCCGATCCCTGATGACGATTTTGCCGACAATGCTGCCCTGCGCGATTGGGTGGCCAGCTTGCGCGGATCGGTCGCATCCTGA
- a CDS encoding holin-associated N-acetylmuramidase, with product MQSVEEIAREIVAREGGYVDDPDDPGGATKYGVTIGTMQGLGLDLNRDGRVDGKDVRALTRAQAEQIFVEHYFRRPRLAELPEMLQPSLFDMYVNAGRNAVKILQRLITRMGFAATDDGIVGPQTIQAAAEAAEAAPDHLADAYGIARRNYYYALADQRPASRKYATTRKGTKGGWITRAEAFIHPRYHLSDSQHRERVAKWA from the coding sequence ATGCAAAGCGTCGAAGAGATCGCGCGTGAGATCGTGGCGCGTGAGGGCGGCTATGTTGACGATCCGGATGATCCGGGCGGTGCGACCAAATACGGTGTCACGATCGGCACGATGCAGGGTCTGGGTCTTGATCTGAACCGTGATGGCCGGGTGGACGGCAAGGATGTCCGGGCTCTGACTCGCGCTCAGGCTGAACAGATATTCGTTGAACATTACTTTCGTAGGCCGCGGCTGGCGGAACTGCCCGAGATGCTGCAGCCCAGCCTGTTCGACATGTATGTGAATGCGGGGCGCAATGCCGTGAAGATCCTGCAGCGGTTGATCACGCGCATGGGCTTTGCTGCGACAGATGACGGAATTGTCGGCCCGCAAACCATTCAGGCCGCCGCCGAGGCCGCCGAGGCCGCGCCAGATCACCTGGCAGATGCCTATGGGATTGCGCGCCGCAATTACTATTACGCCCTGGCCGATCAGCGCCCTGCCAGCCGAAAATATGCCACGACCCGCAAGGGTACGAAGGGCGGTTGGATCACCCGGGCCGAAGCATTCATCCATCCGCGCTATCATCTGTCTGACAGCCAGCATCGGGAAAGGGTCGCCAAATGGGCATGA
- the ccmE gene encoding cytochrome c maturation protein CcmE, producing MKSLKKRRRVQVVVAAALALVIAVALIGYGFRDGINLYRSPSQVSELAPPPDEYFQLGGLVKDGSIEDRDGVRFDFVITDGVVEIPVSYTGDDPRPDLFKEGQGTIAKGYYRDGRFEARDLLAKHDESYMPREVVDTLKESGVYEDPNS from the coding sequence TTGAAATCATTGAAGAAACGCAGGCGGGTTCAGGTGGTCGTTGCCGCCGCCCTTGCGTTGGTGATTGCGGTGGCCCTGATTGGCTATGGCTTTCGCGATGGCATCAATCTGTATCGCTCGCCCTCGCAGGTCAGTGAGCTGGCGCCGCCGCCCGACGAATATTTCCAGCTGGGCGGATTGGTGAAAGACGGGTCGATCGAGGATCGCGACGGGGTCAGGTTCGATTTCGTCATCACCGATGGCGTGGTCGAAATTCCCGTCTCATATACCGGTGATGATCCGCGCCCCGACCTGTTCAAGGAAGGACAAGGCACGATCGCCAAGGGTTATTATCGCGACGGTCGTTTCGAGGCTCGTGATCTGCTGGCCAAACATGATGAAAGCTATATGCCGCGTGAGGTTGTTGACACCCTGAAGGAAAGCGGCGTCTACGAGGATCCCAATTCCTGA